In Crinalium epipsammum PCC 9333, the following are encoded in one genomic region:
- the ndhM gene encoding NAD(P)H-quinone oxidoreductase subunit M: MLLKSTTRHIRIYTAEIHNNELMPNDQVLTMDIDPDNEFLWNEDALQKVYQKFDELVELSSGEDLTEYNLRRIGSDLEHFVRSLLQSGQISYNLNSRAVNYSMGLPQVSS; encoded by the coding sequence ATGCTGCTAAAATCTACTACTCGCCATATCAGAATCTATACTGCTGAAATTCACAACAATGAACTGATGCCTAACGATCAGGTTTTAACAATGGATATTGATCCAGATAATGAATTTTTGTGGAATGAGGATGCTCTGCAAAAGGTTTATCAAAAATTTGATGAATTAGTTGAGTTATCTAGCGGGGAAGATTTGACAGAATACAACCTCCGCCGGATTGGTTCAGATTTAGAGCATTTCGTGCGATCGCTCTTACAAAGTGGTCAAATTAGTTATAACCTCAATAGTCGTGCTGTCAACTACAGTATGGGGCTACCACAAGTTAGTAGTTGA
- the def gene encoding peptide deformylase, translating into MPSLVAVEKQKLEKPPLEIHYLGDRVLRQPAKRISSVDNEIRQIVREMLQTMYSADGIGLAAPQVAVNKQLIVIDCEPDNPAAPPLVLINPTIKRASREVCADQEGCLSIPGVYMDVIRPEMVEVSYKDEQGRPKTIKATGLLSRAIQHEMDHLNGVLFVDRVDNALALTEELKKKGFSVQAVKPVT; encoded by the coding sequence ATGCCATCTCTAGTTGCTGTTGAAAAGCAAAAGTTAGAAAAACCTCCTTTAGAGATCCATTATTTAGGCGATCGCGTCCTCCGACAACCCGCCAAGCGTATTTCTAGCGTAGATAATGAAATTCGGCAAATAGTCCGAGAAATGCTGCAAACCATGTACAGTGCCGATGGTATCGGTCTAGCAGCGCCTCAAGTAGCCGTTAACAAACAATTAATTGTCATAGACTGCGAACCAGATAACCCAGCAGCGCCACCCTTAGTATTAATTAACCCAACCATCAAACGCGCTAGTCGTGAAGTGTGCGCCGATCAAGAAGGTTGTCTCAGCATCCCTGGAGTTTACATGGATGTAATTAGACCTGAAATGGTGGAAGTTTCATACAAAGACGAACAAGGTCGCCCTAAAACCATTAAAGCAACAGGATTATTGTCTCGCGCCATTCAACACGAAATGGATCACCTGAATGGTGTATTATTTGTTGATCGTGTAGACAATGCTTTAGCTTTAACTGAAGAATTGAAAAAGAAAGGCTTTTCAGTTCAAGCTGTAAAACCAGTAACTTAA
- a CDS encoding DUF6737 family protein has protein sequence MSTQTSLSPWNHKPWWCQPWSILLTGVTIIFSSWLLAKTIWITLLISIPVVAWMGYFLLIWPRLMRRYLENSASDGVPQVKD, from the coding sequence GTGTCTACACAAACATCTTTAAGCCCTTGGAATCATAAACCTTGGTGGTGCCAACCTTGGTCAATCTTGTTAACTGGCGTTACCATAATTTTCAGTAGTTGGTTGTTGGCAAAAACGATCTGGATAACACTGCTCATCTCGATCCCTGTTGTAGCCTGGATGGGATACTTTTTATTAATATGGCCGCGACTAATGAGGCGTTACTTGGAAAATTCTGCGTCAGACGGTGTGCCTCAAGTAAAAGATTAA
- a CDS encoding CHAT domain-containing protein, translated as MSAFENLCLTVAIDRLTYGRLNFDASIQAEHFAIWVLKAPCPGAYVHSDRNWSENLTQAWLAWQEMFNLRGLPHVPLVHHITGEMRGKPAWTLPPQPNIAATAPMPSYGSRLMQHLGISLWDWVFDGSIENSFAQSEGIAIGQNKPLRVRLEIRDPDIIPLPWEIMQPQAGKPAISLSQNLLFSRTTSDVDPLQPVKTEQALNILLVLGQETAPESNSGGGLKLEQEANVLAKILGNGTVPANNANSVNAAPCHVDVLVQPTPTELIKALETENHNIFFYAGHGVPAPDGGLLFLSPDSTLNGTELAQVLVRCRVKLAVFNACWGAQPDQDNYKAIPRSSLAEVLIHHGVPAVLGMRDSIADEEALTFIQAFAQALVQRMPIDQAVAVSRQQLLTIYKFNQPAWTLPVLYMHPEFDGMLLQPIGEGITELPGIPLKLLGESTPIASLRSLEEIGKIWQIRGAKMRVGRSQDNDLVIEKPEVSRKHAEIIVRDAFSSNQVQYQYFLRDQSSFGTFLFTGNGWQKVHHQEVILESGAKLKFGSTESQPMEFIIDGNL; from the coding sequence ATGTCTGCCTTTGAAAATCTTTGCCTTACTGTTGCTATCGATCGCCTGACCTATGGACGATTAAACTTTGATGCGTCTATACAGGCAGAACACTTCGCTATCTGGGTTCTAAAAGCTCCTTGCCCTGGAGCTTATGTTCACTCTGACCGTAACTGGTCTGAGAATTTAACTCAAGCTTGGTTGGCATGGCAAGAAATGTTTAATCTACGCGGTCTCCCTCATGTTCCGCTTGTACATCATATTACAGGGGAGATGCGCGGTAAGCCTGCTTGGACATTGCCGCCACAGCCAAACATTGCAGCTACCGCTCCGATGCCCAGCTATGGCAGTCGTTTGATGCAGCACTTGGGAATTAGCCTTTGGGACTGGGTGTTTGATGGCTCAATTGAAAATAGTTTTGCTCAAAGCGAAGGAATTGCCATTGGGCAGAATAAACCTCTGCGCGTGAGATTAGAAATTCGTGACCCCGATATAATTCCCCTGCCTTGGGAAATTATGCAACCACAGGCTGGGAAACCAGCAATTTCTCTCAGCCAGAATTTATTATTCAGTCGCACTACCAGCGATGTTGATCCACTACAACCTGTTAAAACTGAACAAGCATTAAATATTTTATTGGTACTAGGACAAGAAACTGCTCCCGAATCTAATTCAGGTGGTGGTTTAAAGCTGGAACAAGAGGCAAATGTTTTAGCTAAAATTCTGGGAAATGGAACAGTCCCAGCCAATAATGCAAATTCTGTAAATGCGGCTCCTTGTCACGTAGATGTATTGGTACAACCAACACCTACGGAACTGATTAAAGCTTTAGAAACAGAAAATCATAATATCTTTTTCTATGCTGGTCACGGTGTCCCAGCACCAGATGGTGGCTTGTTATTTTTATCTCCTGATTCAACTCTCAATGGTACAGAATTAGCCCAGGTTTTAGTTCGTTGTCGGGTAAAGTTGGCTGTATTTAATGCCTGTTGGGGCGCTCAACCAGATCAAGATAATTACAAAGCAATTCCTCGTAGTAGCTTGGCAGAGGTGTTGATTCATCACGGGGTTCCTGCGGTTTTGGGGATGCGTGATTCGATCGCGGATGAGGAAGCTTTAACTTTTATTCAAGCTTTTGCTCAAGCTTTAGTACAACGGATGCCTATTGATCAGGCGGTGGCGGTGTCAAGGCAACAATTGTTAACTATCTATAAATTTAATCAACCTGCCTGGACTTTGCCTGTTCTATATATGCACCCAGAATTTGATGGTATGCTGCTTCAGCCTATTGGAGAAGGAATTACTGAATTACCAGGGATTCCTTTAAAATTATTAGGAGAAAGCACACCAATAGCTTCTTTGCGTTCATTGGAAGAAATAGGTAAAATTTGGCAGATTCGCGGTGCGAAGATGCGGGTAGGACGTAGCCAGGATAATGATCTGGTAATTGAGAAGCCGGAAGTTTCTAGAAAACACGCTGAAATTATTGTGCGTGATGCTTTTTCCAGCAATCAAGTCCAGTATCAATACTTTTTGCGTGATCAATCTAGTTTTGGCACATTCCTTTTTACAGGTAACGGCTGGCAAAAAGTCCACCATCAGGAGGTTATTTTGGAATCGGGAGCCAAGCTAAAGTTTGGAAGTACTGAAAGTCAACCGATGGAATTTATTATTGATGGGAATTTGTAA
- a CDS encoding GAF domain-containing sensor histidine kinase translates to MDVSTAKAALTVENITSHLSPGVQSISPQIRKGELMQYEDNPTQLQSQITQLILSSPEPETILPEIAAAVGEFFHVDSCLVAAKASHQANQQISIWCAEEHNPHTVKLKEEFCGLLVEGELLAIADVTHTNLVIDSPIRSVLGIQTHWQSSVNGMIVLGRSQSYDWNDREKQLITLVSQWVATAINYVQLQRQVRIVAQYQNLLNQLTLAIHNCGNLDQIIQVAISGIAQVLQVDRGLMLLLKYADPFHKNKSLKNIPKAKVTVVGQCSNSNLLNYSFSLSESHLCQQAFLDAPTPVVIPDRRNLEKINLESELEWVFPSEIPSLLIFPLTEILPHSAGTHISKRKADSNRNDYLQATVLGFIVLQHSQPRLWQAEELDLLNWVGRQVCSAIIQHQTLRQVQALVEERTAQLQSSLDVQAKLYKKTREQIEQLRHLNKLKDDFLSTISHELRTPLTSMALAIRLLRQAELSPERRTKYLEILDQQCNQEINLINDLLTLQKLESDDNQIQLQKIDIKELISHLVNSFEQEWNDKGLRLALDLPERSLIIHTEPESLNRILVELLTNAGKYSQPDSTVYLRLAEQAKQPDEQLILTISNTGSGISPSDINFIFDKFRRGHGVTEKAIQGTGLGLALVKSLVQHLNGTIDVKSSPLPNSQVYQTDFTLTLPPLSDNTKVEVRH, encoded by the coding sequence ATGGATGTCTCGACTGCAAAAGCAGCCCTCACAGTAGAAAATATAACTTCACATCTGTCCCCAGGTGTGCAATCAATTAGCCCACAAATACGGAAGGGCGAATTAATGCAGTATGAAGATAATCCAACTCAGCTACAATCACAAATTACCCAGTTAATTTTGAGTAGTCCTGAGCCAGAAACAATTCTGCCAGAAATAGCGGCTGCTGTGGGAGAATTTTTTCACGTAGACTCTTGCTTGGTTGCTGCCAAGGCAAGCCATCAAGCTAATCAGCAGATCTCTATTTGGTGTGCGGAGGAGCATAACCCTCACACTGTAAAGCTTAAAGAGGAATTTTGTGGGTTACTGGTTGAGGGGGAATTATTAGCGATCGCAGATGTTACTCACACTAATTTAGTAATAGATTCGCCAATCCGCTCAGTGTTAGGAATTCAGACTCACTGGCAATCTTCAGTCAACGGCATGATTGTGCTTGGGCGATCTCAATCATACGATTGGAACGACAGGGAAAAACAACTCATCACGCTAGTCTCACAATGGGTAGCAACAGCAATTAATTATGTCCAGCTACAGCGACAAGTGCGAATTGTTGCACAGTACCAAAACTTACTTAACCAATTAACCCTAGCAATTCATAATTGTGGGAATTTGGATCAAATTATTCAAGTAGCTATATCTGGTATTGCCCAAGTGCTGCAAGTTGATCGCGGTTTGATGTTGCTTTTGAAATATGCAGATCCATTTCACAAAAACAAATCTTTAAAAAATATTCCTAAAGCTAAAGTTACAGTTGTTGGTCAATGTAGTAATAGCAACCTGTTAAACTATTCTTTTTCTCTGTCAGAATCTCATTTGTGTCAGCAGGCTTTCTTAGATGCTCCCACTCCGGTAGTTATACCTGATCGCAGAAATTTAGAAAAAATTAACTTAGAAAGTGAACTGGAATGGGTTTTCCCTTCTGAAATACCATCTTTACTGATTTTTCCTTTAACAGAGATACTCCCTCACAGTGCTGGAACCCATATATCTAAAAGAAAGGCAGATAGCAATCGCAACGATTATTTACAAGCTACTGTATTAGGATTTATAGTTTTACAACATTCTCAGCCTCGCCTTTGGCAAGCAGAAGAATTAGATTTACTCAACTGGGTGGGAAGACAAGTCTGTAGCGCGATCATCCAACACCAAACACTGAGGCAAGTGCAAGCTTTGGTAGAAGAACGCACAGCACAATTACAATCTAGTTTGGATGTTCAAGCAAAGTTATACAAAAAAACTCGTGAACAAATTGAGCAGTTACGCCATCTGAATAAACTCAAAGATGACTTCCTCAGTACAATTAGCCATGAATTACGTACACCACTTACTAGCATGGCTTTAGCCATTCGATTATTGCGCCAAGCAGAACTTTCTCCTGAGCGTCGTACTAAATATTTAGAGATTTTAGACCAACAGTGTAATCAAGAAATTAATTTGATCAACGATTTATTAACTTTGCAAAAATTGGAATCAGATGACAATCAAATTCAGTTACAAAAAATAGATATTAAAGAACTTATTTCACATTTAGTTAATTCGTTTGAGCAGGAATGGAATGATAAAGGGCTAAGACTCGCACTTGATTTACCTGAGCGATCGCTAATTATTCATACTGAGCCAGAGAGCCTAAACCGCATCTTAGTTGAATTACTAACCAATGCTGGTAAATACTCTCAACCCGATAGTACTGTGTATTTACGTCTAGCTGAACAAGCCAAGCAACCAGATGAGCAACTTATTTTAACTATTTCTAATACGGGTTCTGGAATATCACCTTCTGATATTAATTTTATTTTTGATAAATTCCGTCGAGGTCATGGAGTAACTGAAAAAGCTATTCAAGGTACAGGTTTAGGATTAGCTTTAGTAAAGAGTTTAGTACAACATCTTAATGGCACAATTGATGTCAAAAGCTCTCCTCTTCCAAATAGCCAAGTTTATCAAACCGACTTTACTCTTACTTTGCCTCCATTATCGGATAATACTAAAGTAGAAGTAAGGCATTAG
- a CDS encoding PrsW family glutamic-type intramembrane protease yields the protein MTFQPHSAFIRNLSPNSTVGVQTPLYPLPSDQEVVIGREPSCQIVLNNNYGAVSRRHIAIRPLPPHGGSSAWEICDLNSANGTYINGQRLQGCQKLQPGDRIILGLNGAEFLFEYQQSYATTQAAPPPVTPHQKTVAVTPQTPAINNSNNFPPNSVSFSQLFPIVSTGRDLTKKAFLVPAIITVIFVVLMFATVGQPNATYFNLILVAIYLAGAAYYFVYQLCGKRKPWWLLFGSAITTILILLSPILPLFILVFRGILPGNLPNTGEAVSFPSLLIRMLFGAGLLEELLKALPVILALLIGKQLPNRWRERIGINEPLDGILLGTASAVGFTLFETLGQYVPQTIQALGAESGLQLLIPRIIGSIAGHMAYSGYLGYFIGLSVLKPSQRWRILAIGYLSAAVMHALWNATGFYSGLLLVLVGIMSYAFLAAAILKARELSPTRSQNFATRFFQ from the coding sequence ATGACATTTCAACCTCACAGTGCTTTTATTAGAAATTTGTCTCCCAATTCGACAGTGGGCGTACAAACGCCTCTGTATCCACTACCTTCAGATCAAGAAGTAGTAATTGGGCGTGAACCTAGTTGCCAAATTGTCCTCAATAATAATTATGGCGCTGTCTCACGCAGACATATAGCAATTCGTCCCTTACCACCGCATGGCGGTTCATCTGCGTGGGAAATTTGCGACCTAAATAGTGCTAACGGCACTTATATTAATGGGCAACGCCTACAAGGATGCCAAAAATTACAACCAGGCGATCGCATCATCTTAGGTTTAAATGGGGCTGAATTTCTTTTTGAATATCAACAATCATACGCCACAACTCAAGCAGCACCTCCGCCAGTAACACCACATCAAAAAACTGTCGCCGTTACTCCTCAAACACCTGCTATTAATAATTCCAATAATTTTCCGCCTAATAGTGTAAGTTTTTCTCAGTTATTTCCCATTGTTTCCACTGGCAGAGATTTAACTAAAAAAGCTTTCTTAGTACCAGCTATCATTACAGTAATATTTGTAGTATTAATGTTTGCTACCGTAGGTCAGCCAAATGCTACTTACTTTAATTTAATTTTAGTAGCAATTTACCTAGCTGGTGCTGCTTACTATTTTGTTTACCAATTATGCGGTAAGCGCAAACCTTGGTGGCTACTGTTTGGTTCAGCTATTACAACTATACTAATTTTATTAAGTCCAATCCTGCCATTATTTATCCTAGTTTTTCGTGGTATCCTGCCTGGAAATCTACCAAATACAGGTGAAGCAGTTAGCTTTCCTAGCTTGCTAATTCGGATGCTGTTTGGCGCTGGTTTATTGGAAGAGTTGCTCAAAGCTTTGCCTGTAATATTAGCTTTGTTAATTGGAAAACAACTGCCTAACCGTTGGCGAGAACGTATTGGTATTAATGAACCACTTGATGGTATTTTACTAGGTACAGCTTCAGCAGTTGGCTTTACACTTTTTGAAACATTAGGGCAATATGTACCTCAAACTATCCAAGCTTTAGGTGCAGAATCAGGTTTACAGTTATTAATTCCCAGGATAATTGGATCTATTGCTGGTCACATGGCTTATAGTGGCTATCTGGGCTATTTTATTGGGTTAAGTGTACTTAAACCTAGTCAACGCTGGCGAATTTTAGCCATCGGTTATTTAAGCGCCGCAGTCATGCACGCCCTTTGGAACGCGACAGGTTTTTATAGTGGATTATTACTGGTATTAGTAGGCATAATGTCTTATGCCTTTTTAGCTGCGGCAATTCTCAAGGCGAGAGAATTATCACCGACGCGATCGCAAAACTTCGCTACCCGCTTTTTTCAATGA
- a CDS encoding PP2C family serine/threonine-protein phosphatase, with protein sequence MQNPVATINCPNPQCQTPNPLDHNFCQKCRTPLIKRYLRAMGEVIDGDLGGAILVGRYLSKGNRILLDTQPSLPPETTEEIPEAIAPYLKLSPYKLHIPQVYGLIRRSHTRHPIWLLDQVPVYSGGVDSSVEGQLMPELAAAWKTAPALRQLNWLWQMAQLWHPLNTYNVTASLLTPGLLRVEGSIVRLLDLQQDNVTPTLQQLGELWSQWVEESQPVIKNFLAQLCQQLDTGEISHSDQLVALLERGIPECGSSQANAYQVATFSDTGPSRRRNEDSCYPPSGSISATQTNDLLTIVCDGIGGHEGGDIASSLAIETIRERVENLSANWDWHPTTVNLELEKSACIANDTISQRNDTEQRQERQRMGTTVVMALAHQYEIYITHVGDSRVYRVSRTGCHQVTLDDDLASREVRLGYALYREAVQHPASGSLVQALGMGASGMLHPTVQRFIVDEDCVFLLCTDGLSDYDRVEQYWETEILPILDNQLDLKTAAQRLVQIANSKNGHDNVTVALVHCQVKQGESTEHQLSAPAAASLAEDPSFGDPSRIKTQRLSSNPAPKRTGMLLGIFILMGLFGGVAYGFVSGLLPKIFLSSAPKQSPAISETPPQPPNDSSTPELGGRSLLLINSDTTKDASGKSIPLLLRPGFDQSNSKAVLGLIPANSVLQVSQKKQILEEKWLQLKVCSLPQIASKPSPAKSPQKPLPQLNQQAPAINKSSAVNQKNTSTGTYRLVQPGQLGWIRETEILPLSAENSTANTTQLGKCANPVSGSTASTPKRKPSASP encoded by the coding sequence ATGCAAAATCCTGTGGCAACAATTAACTGCCCTAATCCCCAATGTCAGACTCCCAACCCTCTAGATCATAATTTTTGCCAGAAATGTCGCACACCGCTAATTAAGCGATATCTGAGGGCGATGGGTGAAGTAATAGATGGTGATTTAGGTGGCGCAATCCTGGTAGGTCGCTATTTATCCAAGGGGAACAGGATTCTGCTAGATACCCAACCTAGTTTACCTCCTGAAACAACTGAAGAAATACCAGAAGCGATCGCACCTTATTTGAAGTTGTCGCCGTATAAGTTACATATTCCTCAAGTATACGGATTGATCAGGCGATCGCACACTCGGCATCCAATATGGTTACTAGATCAGGTACCCGTTTATTCTGGTGGTGTAGATAGCTCAGTTGAAGGTCAGTTAATGCCAGAACTAGCTGCTGCTTGGAAAACAGCCCCAGCTTTACGTCAGCTTAATTGGCTATGGCAGATGGCTCAACTATGGCATCCCCTAAATACTTATAATGTAACCGCTAGTTTACTCACACCAGGACTACTGCGGGTAGAAGGTTCTATAGTCAGGCTGTTAGATTTACAACAGGATAATGTCACGCCCACGCTACAACAGCTAGGTGAATTGTGGTCGCAATGGGTAGAAGAATCACAACCAGTAATCAAGAATTTTTTAGCACAGCTTTGCCAGCAGTTAGACACAGGTGAAATCAGCCACTCAGATCAACTGGTGGCGCTGCTAGAGCGGGGAATCCCGGAGTGTGGTTCTTCACAAGCTAACGCCTATCAAGTTGCCACTTTCAGCGATACAGGTCCCAGTCGTCGTCGCAATGAAGATTCTTGTTATCCACCCAGTGGCTCAATCAGTGCTACTCAAACTAATGATCTATTAACAATTGTCTGTGATGGAATTGGGGGACATGAAGGAGGCGATATTGCCTCTAGCTTGGCAATTGAGACTATTAGAGAGCGAGTAGAAAATCTATCTGCTAATTGGGATTGGCATCCAACTACCGTCAACCTGGAATTAGAAAAGTCAGCCTGTATTGCTAATGACACGATTAGCCAACGTAACGACACAGAACAACGGCAAGAGCGCCAACGTATGGGTACGACGGTGGTGATGGCATTAGCACACCAATATGAAATTTATATTACCCATGTAGGAGACAGCCGCGTTTATAGAGTTAGTCGTACAGGTTGTCATCAAGTAACACTAGATGATGATTTGGCTTCGCGGGAGGTGCGACTAGGATATGCTTTGTATCGAGAGGCAGTACAGCATCCCGCTTCTGGCTCTTTAGTACAAGCTTTGGGGATGGGTGCATCAGGAATGTTGCATCCAACAGTACAACGCTTTATTGTTGATGAAGATTGTGTTTTTCTGCTCTGCACTGATGGGTTGAGTGACTACGACCGCGTGGAACAATATTGGGAAACAGAAATTTTACCGATTTTAGATAATCAGCTAGATTTAAAAACGGCTGCTCAAAGATTAGTACAGATTGCTAACAGCAAAAATGGACACGACAATGTGACAGTTGCGTTGGTGCATTGTCAAGTAAAACAAGGGGAGAGCACAGAACATCAATTGTCAGCCCCAGCAGCAGCTAGTTTAGCTGAAGATCCTAGTTTTGGCGATCCATCTCGAATAAAAACTCAGCGTTTGTCATCAAATCCTGCTCCCAAGCGTACTGGGATGCTATTGGGAATCTTTATACTAATGGGATTATTTGGAGGAGTAGCTTACGGGTTCGTTTCTGGACTTTTGCCGAAAATTTTTCTAAGTTCTGCTCCCAAACAATCACCAGCGATTTCTGAGACACCCCCTCAACCCCCCAATGATTCATCTACTCCTGAATTAGGAGGGCGATCGCTACTCCTAATTAATAGTGATACTACAAAAGATGCTTCGGGTAAATCAATTCCACTATTATTGCGCCCTGGATTTGATCAGTCCAACAGTAAGGCGGTGCTTGGGTTAATTCCAGCCAATAGTGTTTTGCAGGTGAGCCAAAAAAAGCAGATTTTAGAAGAAAAGTGGCTACAACTGAAAGTTTGCTCTCTGCCTCAAATCGCATCAAAACCGTCTCCAGCAAAATCACCTCAAAAGCCATTACCACAACTCAATCAGCAAGCCCCCGCCATTAACAAATCATCAGCAGTAAATCAAAAAAACACTTCCACAGGTACTTATCGTTTAGTACAACCAGGGCAATTAGGATGGATTCGAGAAACAGAAATTCTCCCTCTGAGTGCCGAAAATTCAACTGCTAATACTACTCAGCTAGGTAAATGTGCTAATCCTGTATCGGGTTCAACCGCTTCAACACCAAAACGAAAACCAAGCGCCTCGCCATAA
- a CDS encoding DUF3598 family protein, whose protein sequence is MRSQWESLLQNLGEWQGSFTQVSPQGAVLEDTTTIVSLEGINDNQTVRQTLRFFRAGGVDEKVLEYSSLGRGVMFFENGAFSQGSTQWGPFSEFGAEFGLIHGDRRLRFVQLFNRESKPDKFTLIREKLAGTDAPENPQLTVEQLLGDWQGEVVTIYPDWRSPDTYPMSLKLHLDNSDRLVQQLNFGKGESSRTIASSARIDGNILHFDQSSQPVQVLLLPDGGSANFPLEMKPRQPFFLEVGWLIQPYLRQRMIRSYNDKGEWVSLSLVTEHKIIG, encoded by the coding sequence ATGCGATCACAATGGGAATCCTTATTACAAAATCTTGGTGAGTGGCAAGGTTCATTTACCCAAGTATCGCCACAGGGCGCTGTCTTAGAAGATACGACTACAATTGTCTCTCTTGAAGGAATTAACGATAACCAAACAGTTCGTCAAACTCTCCGGTTTTTCCGTGCTGGTGGTGTCGATGAGAAGGTTTTAGAATACAGTTCCCTCGGAAGAGGGGTGATGTTTTTTGAAAATGGCGCTTTTTCTCAAGGTTCAACTCAGTGGGGACCCTTTTCTGAATTTGGGGCAGAATTTGGGTTAATTCATGGCGATCGGCGTTTGCGTTTCGTGCAGCTATTTAATCGTGAGAGTAAACCCGATAAATTTACGTTAATTAGAGAAAAGTTAGCTGGTACAGACGCACCGGAAAATCCACAACTGACTGTAGAGCAACTGTTGGGAGACTGGCAGGGGGAAGTAGTAACAATATATCCCGATTGGCGATCGCCTGATACTTATCCCATGTCACTTAAATTACATCTTGATAATAGCGATCGCTTAGTACAGCAGTTAAATTTTGGTAAAGGTGAATCATCTCGCACAATAGCTTCTAGCGCCAGAATAGATGGCAATATTCTCCACTTCGATCAAAGTTCTCAACCTGTGCAAGTTTTATTGCTACCAGATGGCGGGTCTGCTAATTTTCCATTAGAAATGAAGCCACGCCAACCCTTCTTTTTAGAAGTTGGTTGGTTAATTCAACCATATTTACGCCAGCGTATGATTCGGAGTTATAACGATAAAGGAGAATGGGTTAGTCTGAGCTTAGTTACAGAACATAAAATTATTGGATAA
- a CDS encoding Uma2 family endonuclease: protein MVAQTVTAGSPPVNNSYLVLYNISWEMYEQLLEVFAEHSVPRMTYYKGTLELMTPLPEHERYSWTLGRLIVALSEELGMEIMGLKSTTWRSQPQAVGKEADECFYIQNEPLMRGKLKIDLTVDPPPDLAIEIDTTHSSIDKMQVYFELKVPEIWRWKNENLIINILTNTGYIESKKSLAFASFSIKELARFMQPDSEKGENARMREFRLWVRSIIQ from the coding sequence ATGGTGGCTCAAACCGTAACAGCAGGCTCACCCCCAGTTAACAATTCTTATCTAGTGTTATATAACATTAGTTGGGAAATGTACGAGCAGCTTCTAGAAGTCTTTGCGGAACATTCAGTACCGCGCATGACTTACTATAAAGGAACTTTAGAACTGATGACACCACTGCCTGAACATGAAAGATATAGTTGGACTCTTGGCAGGTTAATAGTAGCTTTATCAGAAGAATTGGGCATGGAAATTATGGGTTTGAAATCGACAACATGGCGATCGCAACCCCAAGCAGTTGGCAAAGAAGCTGATGAATGCTTTTACATTCAAAATGAGCCATTGATGCGCGGTAAATTAAAGATAGATCTTACAGTTGATCCGCCTCCTGATTTAGCAATTGAAATTGATACTACCCATTCATCAATTGATAAGATGCAGGTTTATTTTGAATTAAAAGTGCCAGAAATTTGGCGATGGAAGAATGAAAATTTAATTATAAATATTTTGACAAATACAGGATATATTGAATCTAAAAAAAGTTTGGCATTTGCATCATTTTCCATCAAAGAATTAGCTAGATTTATGCAGCCTGACTCTGAAAAAGGCGAAAATGCCAGAATGCGAGAGTTTCGATTATGGGTACGTTCAATTATCCAATAA
- a CDS encoding LeuD/DmdB family oxidoreductase small subunit encodes MGKVIRGQIFVLDDNIDTDQIIPAEYLTLVPSKPDEYEKLGSYALIGLPDRYGKFIAPEEIKTRYPIIVAGENFGCGSSREHAPIALGASGVEAVIAQSYARIFFRNCSATGELYPWESVERLCDQFETGQEVEIDFDNNQLINHTLNQTYPLKPLGDIKPVIDAGGIFAYARQTGMIAR; translated from the coding sequence ATGGGTAAAGTGATTCGGGGGCAAATTTTTGTTCTGGATGACAACATTGATACCGATCAAATTATCCCAGCAGAATACCTAACTTTAGTTCCTTCTAAACCAGATGAGTATGAAAAGTTAGGCAGCTATGCCCTAATTGGGTTACCGGATAGATACGGTAAGTTTATCGCTCCCGAAGAGATTAAAACCCGCTATCCGATTATTGTTGCTGGTGAAAACTTTGGCTGTGGCTCTTCACGGGAACACGCGCCAATTGCTTTGGGTGCAAGTGGAGTTGAAGCAGTGATTGCTCAGTCTTACGCTCGAATTTTCTTCCGCAACTGTTCAGCAACAGGTGAATTGTATCCTTGGGAGTCAGTAGAACGCCTCTGCGATCAATTTGAAACTGGACAGGAAGTAGAAATTGATTTTGACAACAACCAGCTAATTAACCACACTTTAAATCAAACTTACCCTCTTAAACCATTGGGTGATATTAAACCTGTGATTGATGCTGGAGGAATTTTTGCTTATGCTCGTCAGACAGGGATGATTGCTCGTTAA